A region of the Argopecten irradians isolate NY chromosome 16, Ai_NY, whole genome shotgun sequence genome:
AACAAAACAGTATTTCTACCGCTGAGCATCACTTGACATCATTCATACAGGaacttacatgagtgttcatttcatatgagagtctgagaaatttttatttttggcCAGCAAAATTAATactcatatgaaataaacacaaaattaagATACTTTTtctcacataactacaaatacctacaaaACAAGAATTTAACGCCAAAATATATTTCGAAAATCCTGCAGATACCGCCATTTTGTCCtgccgtcctcgtaatcctgacgtcacgtcatttttcctgacgtcattttattgtttttgtctaaCGTCATAATGTTCCagttccagccaatgaaaatcaatCCAGGTAATATTACAGTAGTGACATAcgtaaaaatattacacgggcgaaatcactgtatatcaggcagattatgtgataaatattatattacagatatttttaCCATGTCTTATAGGCAGCACGAGAAGTCGTACGTACCGGAGATCGAAGGTGTGGACGAGTTCCAAGGAGACGTCTCCCACAGTCACAATTACAGGACTCCGGAAATCTACAAGGGCAAAAATGTTGTCATCCTAGGGGCGTCATTTTCAGGACAAGATATAGCAGTTGGCATATCATCACATGCAAAACAGGTAATCACAACCCACATGCAAAATAGTAGTATATAAATTAGTAATGCAATAACCATGTGtcgcaatctgattaaaatacagatccttataaccactccgttcaatcgaggatctgagaacatcccataaagggtcAGGTTCGGATGACCTTTCCACCACGTGTCTATTAGATCATATATGATTTCTACACAATGCTACATCAATtgataacgccatttcgtcccagtatacatatacatttagttttgttgtgctctttgggcgagatgacaaggtaataattcggacagctttttaaaactatttcgtccccagtcaagattctggcagtgccattttgattgaccttttccaaaggtcatctggacgtgacccctaatgggatgttgtcagatccacTTATCAAACGTAGGGATAACAAGGATCTGTATTGTAATCATATTGCTTGTGTCGGTATCGTCAACGGCATGTTTCAGAAAGATAATAAACAAACACATCAGCAAACGACCAGGAGGCAGTTAAAAGGTGTCAGTAATTGTAATTTTTATTGTTTCGTATATAATAACAAAAgacaaacataaaatattgattattcCTGCGTTCAATATTTTATACGATCGGTATTGGAAATACTAACAGTTTCTGATGCGGACCATCAAATATCCATCCGCATgcctccaaattgcgcgtgacatactcaatctatcgagaaataaagttgagtagcctttggttgaaatcaacgagGTTTATATTATCAATTCACTAGTGACTGTAAACATTATCAATTACCTGTAATTCTTTAAATAACCTTTGAACTGAAATTAAGATATCCCCAACCAATCCATTACATTGACATCGTTACAAGTTACTTCATTAATACATGTTAATCGCCAGATAAGTGTTATCCGTGTCATTTTTGTACAGGTCTACCTCAGCCATCTAAAGGATCCCCTCACTACAGATTTACCTGCCAACATTGTGGAGAAAACCGGTATTAAGCGGATGACGAAGAATGGAGTAGTGTTTCTCGACGATACTCAGGCCGCGGTTGACGCGCTTGTACTGTGCACGGGGTTTCTATCCCAGTTTCCATTTCTGTCAAACGACATCATCCAGATAAATTCCGAACGGATTACCCcaatatacaaacacattgtacacacaAAATTCCAAACACTTTTATTTATAGCTATTCCCAAACTCCTGGCCTATTTCCCGCACTGGTTCGAGATGGCGAAAGCAGTAGTTTCCATTCTGGATGGTAGCGTCACATTACCATCAGAAGAAGAAATGGTGAAGGATGCTGAAAACGACTTCGCTAAAAGAAAGCAGGAAGGTTTAGATGGCACTAAAGCTCACTTCATGGGCGACGGTGACCGTCAATGGCGCTTCAACAATGATATAGCGAAATTAGCAGGACTGGATCCACTTCCGGTTTCCTTCCAGCGTCTGTGGGATTACGTCACGATTCAAAGAGAAAACCACTTCCTCACTTTTCGCAAACAGAACTTTGAACTGAATGGCACAGAAGACTTCCTGGAGAAAAAGTAAAAGAaatgttaatgtcacattgaaaCTATGAATTATACAACTCGGATGCGATTCTAATTTTATGTGTAGCCATCATAAGATAGAGACTATTACTGTTTGAAAGTCTATAACAGAGGAACTTGTAGAAATCAATTAACTAACGCTGTGGTTAACTATAACAAAGGACCTTATAGAAAACAACTAACTAACACCGTGGTTAACTATAACAAAGGACCTTATAGAAATCAGTTAACTAACGCTGTGGTTAACTATAACAAAGGACCTTATAGAAAACAATTAACTAACACTGTGGTTAACTATAACAAAGGACCTTATAGAAATCAGTTAACTAACGCTGTGGTTAACTATAACAAAGGACCTTATAGAAATCAATTAACTAACGCTGTGGTTAACTATAACAAAGGACATTGTAGAAATCAATTAACTAACGCTGTCATTAACTATAACACAGGACCTTGTAGAAATCAATTAACTAACGCTGTCGTTAACTATAACACAGGACCTTGTAGAAATCAATTAACTAACGCTGTCGTTAACTATAACACAGGACCTTGTAGAAATCAATTAACTAACGCTGTCATTAACTATAACACAGGACCTTGTAGAAATCAATTAACTAACGCTGTCATTAACTATAACAAAGGACCTTGTAGAAATCAATTAACTTACGCTGTCATTAACTATAACACAGGACCTTGTAGAAATCAATTAACTAACGCTGTGGTTAACTATAACAAAGGACCTTGTAGAAATCAGTTAACTAACGCTGTGGTTAACTATAACAAAGGACCTTGTAGAAATCAGTTAACTAACGCTGTCGTTAACTTTAACAAAGGACCTTATAGAAATCAATTAACTAACGCTGTGGTTAACTATATCAAAGGACCATGTTGAAATCAACTGACTAACGTTGTGGTTAACTATAACAAAGGACCTTGTAAAAATCAATTAACTTTCGCTGTGGTTATCGTAAAGCTGTGAACGGTTTAGTATGTTACTCGGATTACCCTGACTATTAGCCTTAATTgtattaaacaaattatatattcaaagatgttccaccgttgacgaatggtattttttctcaaagACAGGAgcaatttgtatttttctttagttacaacaAATACCTTATTTCCACCACTAccaccatttaaaagtttgcgattcttattttacttcaagataaaaaaattaattgcgccagaaaaaaaaatcattttgcaCTACTAGTATGCCCTATAGAAATGAAGTACGAATGCATGTACTGATGGCGCATCcaccaaaagaaaaataaattatttgatattaattatatttcttgttattttgacATTCATTTACAAGAGTAAACACGATTTGTTGTTCAAACGATGAGTAATGTTTGTGCGCTGTCGCGGTTGAGCATGTTTATTTTATCCACTTTTATCTCATGTATTTCAATTATTATGGTTGAAATCATGAATAAATACTTCCAATGGTGTACACTACAGAGGTTCAAATTGTCTGCTGTGGTTATTGATAACATCAGATGTAAAGttgattttaaattataatttcttaaatttcttaatttttttttaaagattcatCCACCTGCTAATGGAAATACTTGCCGGGGTAGCAAATTATAAAACCTAAGGCTTTTGTGAACACTCTCCTTCAAATCCATATAAAAGCGTCTTAAAGTCTTGTATTTCACTAAATGGTAAAATTATATACTCTAGTATGTCAATCTGTCGCGGCTCTTATTTCGAGATTTCCATGtgaataaaatttatttaaacatttttaatcTATTTTTAAACTGTTGTTCGCAAATAAAAGTCTTAAATGCATTTATATCGCCTCAGGCAAGATTCATTTCAAGTAACGCCTTGCGCTTACGGCATTCATAAAGATAGGAACGGGCCACAGAATCACGAACATACCTTAATATAAaagcaatctgattgaaatacagatccgtTTAATATATAGAGGTTGCACAACGAGTGGTTgatggatatggaatttattccacacgagttagtttcttttaaaaaaaaataacttattcCACTTATTCCAaatccaacaaccacgagtcgtgtgacctgtttccaCCACAATTATCCACTTTTAGCCGATAaaaatacgacgaggataagtaGCTATCCAACAGCAATTTTGGCGCCAAGCAGCGAGCACAGCAtaacatgacgtcactcgattattgatgacgttgacaaatgatgacatGAAACTGagaaagacgtagttcggtcaaagttcatcgtgtcagccaatcagaatgcgtacagagtttatactaCGTTTGGTATAAACAAAtcgttaatcaacagctgcatcgtttatttgataccctgagagttgaataacaccgcctattgtggtagaaaggctcttatcaaacgtagtgataataaggatatgtattttaatcagattgaacataaaggaattccttaacttaaaaatATCCATAGGAAAGTATTACATGTTTTACGGAAGGTTCTTTAGGTTCGTAATTTTTCTTTAACTCATataatgttttcctatggagaatCAACTTAGCGTTCCTAAACTTTAAAGAGTTCCTTTGTTTAACATTATggaattccttaacttgaaATTCTCTATAGGAAGACAATAAATTCGTTTAAGATTTTTTCCCTAAAACTTCTGTAATGTTAAGGTTTAGGGATGTTTGGGACCAAAACGAGTAAATTAATACGCAAATCCACGCAGTAGTAACACGAAATCATCAAGACTTAATTAGGTTTATAACAAACGTGGACCGTGACAATGTATGCGATATAAAACATTACCTACGTTCTGCCCTAAGTTCTGAGCTTTTTTGGTTTCCATGTTtaatgttgttttcatttttgttaattgAAAGGATCTTCTACTAGATAAATCCATAACACATTTTGTATGTGGGAAAGATTAGGCATAAAAGAAATAGGTATCAGACTCGGCGTCGCCCAACCTGACACCAGTTACTTTTAGACCTAATAAGTTTCCGTATTAGGTCAGACATATACAGTATTCCTAATTACTGTGACTGCATGATAGAAACAGTAAAATGACGTGATGCCAGGATTCCGAGAAAGGCGGAACAATATACCGGCCTCCGAAATGTAAGTTGTCATAGACGTGTTATAGAAAGCACATCTAAAACAATAacttttatgtaaaaaaagCCTTCCTTGACATGTTTCAAAAAATCTTGTATAAAATAAACACTCATACATATAATTGAGGTACAGTAACACTTTCTTTAGACGAATCTGCTTGATACGAATTTCTactttcttttctcttcttcctaactgactttatctttcctaatgcctcccttggcaccgcctcacttttggcattgagttgagcgttcgcccctgtgaggaaggctctgggttctgtcccctggccgagacacaccaaagtctataaaagtggtagtttctgctcctgcttagcgttcagcatacagggagtgggacgactggttcgcccgttgtcagtataatgtgaccggatggggtgtgttgcttggtgtcttcggcggcatgcttcagtgatatagcactataaaaagggcaacagttccactatacaagaagacacaacacgaacataccgcagtctcccagtacactcacctcgcacaacatacacgcaacacaccgcatacatgggaggccgtccttacatgaccatagctgttaataggacgttaataaatcaaacaaacaaacaagcaaacaaactaCTTATTATTTGCTctataacaaacaaatttttgatCTAAAATTGCTGGTTGTAGCCTTGTTTTAAAGTGAAATGTGGGGCTTAAACGAATCGATTTAAAGGAAATCAAAGAAGATCAAACAAGTCTACAATTAAATGTAGATAATGGAAAATCTGTCAAAAGAAGACATTGTTGCCGACTTTGAAATCTGTGAGTGAGCTTAGTAATCATGCTCTGGGATGCAATCAGCCTATTGACTTTAATAACTTATAGCATAAAGCTTCAAAATTTCTTAAGCGAATGTCTGTTacaagggattatttttcctGCTCAAATGGAATTCGCTACAGCTTACATACATTTCAACCTTATTCAAAAGCCTCGAATACGTTGACGTGTTCTCTTTATTACACTGACAATATTTCTTCATATGAGTTTCATATTAATCTAAACTTTTGTAATATCTCGTGGTTGTGTAAGTAGTGGAAATGTAGAACTCCAACGCAGATTGAGTGGATGGTACTTTTATTGGAGTCTTAGGAATCGACTCTGTACAGAGATTGGCGAGTTAATATTGCAGTACATCGGAATAACATGTGTCAATATTTGGATATGATATCCAATACCTAGAACAGTTGATATCAATGTAGCTGCTGTATTACTTAGGGAAACATGGTAACTCATTAGAACTTATCGTGTATCATGATTGATAGCATGCCTATGTAATTAGTAGttatacaatgaccctaacagaAGTTGGTTCCCAATAGACTTTACATATacgtacatatacatgtactattgtaaataagaaacacatgtgcttgacctacacaatttaaagtgtacacggaacggaaaataatatttagatatgttaatctgtttgatctcctgacaagaatgttgaaaaccgcatcaaaatcggccgcttcagtaccgagatacagccctccgaagtgctcgatttttacctgtatatcgactgctaatcagggaatcggccgctcacgctgatttggggaataaccggatgtgacgtcacggggacaacggcagtgaggtgtttgatagtggggttatagcacaaagggggacatatatgtattccggaaatggggttacgagaattttacaaatatatataaagtatatagttatgttgacgatttaattatatatataataggaaatattacaactgaaattaggttaaatatatatgtagattagcggaaacatgtatacgttatttatgtttctggtacatttaactagagatcttatctctgttttaacaactttctaaattatcaaacctttgggaatattccattttcataatgtGATCTAAAAAGAGACGAGTTGGAAAAATgatggttatataattattcatttgaatatgtttctgtataaataaaaattctctctaggcctatggatttcagcagaaatatatatgtaggcctatatatgtttctgatttcaagaaccaacataacgaaaagaatatgttttaaatgtatttcataggtcaatacacgtagatatcatagacataaattaggAGGGGAGTAAAAAAAAtggatatccgaaatctagcaactatcagaaatatcaaaattctgacattgagcattatatttgcattgttagggcccccgcatcgagatgcgggtgccctatagtaatcaggttgtccgtccgtccgtctgtccgttttttttcttttgcacattaatgatggaagggagtggagtattttccccatattttacatgatgattccccatccatcctagatctgcttggtaatttttcaggctgaaattaaattaaaaaatcggccatcttggattttaacatttaaaaaaaatcacaatgttgttgctcttaactgataaacattttgttataacattatgatgcaaagttgttcagaattaaacaaggagttgactgtccaaaggtaaggtcatgggccaaggttactaagtcaaaggtcaaggtcaaatttatttgagttaattgtatgctcttaatgtaatgttagcttggaatcaggattcaagttaaatacttggaagactttttccaaagaattataataatgtaccatcatcggtttcccaattaatgttgacattaattatttattagcaacatatagctaacacggaagaattcgttgtcaaaatactacttttccacttaagcacgtcagacacatagcggggccctttctgacgtgtcagtgttctagttctttctcgacatgccatttgtaaataattttgtagttgttcttataaaaatacatttacatgtaaccagaacatataaacaagacaaatgtataatgagtctttctgaaatatatactgAACATCTAGTAattgatacacttgttatatgttatgttggAACGGTATGTTTTACAGTAAACCAGGGATTTTTAAGTGTAagcaaatattacattatacaacaattacatgatggtccatcgctaacttacctgtgatcttacttttgacacctgactcgagctaatcaacaaagcgtgacaggtcactaaacacctttcttacgtaatctggttagccccctcattagtctcggttgaccacccggtttagttactgcagtatacaggtatagagattaacgcagcacgacattggctattcggaatgacagttctgtttttgttctgtacttgatatctgctACATGGATTAGGCTTGtcacatagacatcttcagtctcattgttttcgtctgacccgtgcatgatttatttttcaattaaagacactaatggatgaacttgagcgaaatatcaacaagtcgtcgagTGTACTTTATTATATgtaagctgaatgtatttcgtcaaaaaacaaaTAGACCAATTTCAGATATAACGCAATTAGTAGATGGCTGATgcatttacataatttatatgcaaaaaaatctGTTTGGAATCATGACTTAATCGTATGGGCaggttttatataaaaaagtcagaaatttgttaagcgggtttgaccagtagACATTCAAAGACCCGAGTCGGGCTTTGgataacataatcaagaatccttgatataatattcacataTATGTGGTTCCAACCACCACAGATATACAgcgtacgtggattattatgagcattttattgtgtatcaTTATGCAGTAATTTCGTAGAGATGTTTATTTATCTatgacaggtacatcaatatacatgtatgcatggtataaatccctgttttcaagcgtttttcaaactcatatctgtgattaagGATAATATcaaataggtatcggacatgaacacaggtatttgtgtcttcaaaatcgatatttacaaacagatagtttatattagatggcagacaccaaAAATCGCctctctatcttatgcgagtagaataagtcccgttgtcctcgtgacgtcacaggtcaggggtcccgaatcggggtcaatggctttgggcttcaggtgtgttctagagaaaagtcgcattatctctaataccgtaatcgctatgaaactcgtactttctccattctaaatttgaTCCAAagacgcatttatcaagccttatataccaaaccattccgtgtacactttaacaCACTTGAAAGCCGCACATGTAAATGTAACTAATTTTATGTTAGTCCAAATTTTTTTaactctaaaattcttatcatttatatataaatctattATGCCACATTTTTCTGTCCCCATTCACGTGCAATTCACTTAAAGAAATATTCCCTGTGTAGGTAATCCCAAATACGTTTTTCCTACGCTTTGTCTCTATCTCTCTGATTGTATCTTGGCCGCCATGTTTGTGGAGAAAAGCAATACAACTCTTGAGTCTACACCGAGATTCTTCTAACCTGAATTgacattttcttaatttagcaAATCGGTATTCCAAAATTTCATTGATAGTAATATCAGTATGGTTTGGATAGACCTGGTTACTAaggtcctaataacagccagggttattacAGAACATACCACGATTACCGCTCAACTCCTGGTAACTTATCCAACATTGCATTGGAACTCGCCATCCAAAGGTGAAggggcttgtggtaatgtgTCCAGACATCCTTAATACTCAGCCACCGGGGCTCTAAGCAGTAGTATCTTTTTCATGTTACACATAatgaatataataataattgatcAGTTCAGGAGGGTGTTTTATACATGTCTGTATATCAATAGTTTTCAGAGAGGATACACAGTACCTTCAATTCAATAGCCTATTGATTGattcattaattttatttgCATAGCGTTGCtcaaaatgatcataaaacTTACCATTAAATACTAAAACACTTTAAGCCGAACACTGTTTGGACCGATTCTAATATGAGATGAATAATTAGACTTGAGACCAACAATGTACCCGCTGGGAGTTTTATAATGTTATTGATCATAAAAGGTCTAGTGTCTCGCCTACTTAATCATGGAAAACAATGCTACGGGGCCTTGGAGTTATGATGGTGATATCTAGTGATAATTCCAAAACTATACCATAATGGACAGACAATGTTAGGCAAGTCGTGTTTATATTGAACAGCCAACAACTCTTAAACGGAATCCTCACCACGTGACATAAATATTGACATTTCCTAATATGGGAATGACTTAGTTAGTATCTGATTGGAAAATTGATCAGAAATTGATCACATGGTAATGTATCCCGTTACTCGTCATCATCACCAGAGACTGGATTTGCCTGCTGTAGGTAACCTATCACGTAGATCGGCTGGCGCGGACATACTGGCATGCCATACCAAAACTTTTAGTCAGCACACCATTAATAAATGGAAGCGTTATTTCAGCATTTGATGAGGTTTAGTAGGTGTCAACAGGACCATTTGTGACGATCAGAACGCAATGAAGAATTATTATAGGATAGTTATTACAAGGGCGATAGTGTGGATATCTGTTTATGGTaggtaaaatacatttttcacttttttattctGATCAAATGGTTTATCAATGGTATAATATTGCTTCTAAAATGTCGTCGTGTTCTGAATGGAGAACGATCTTGAACGTCTATTCTTTTACTGCATtcgtattttatttaaataatttcccAAAATAAAAGGCTTAAGATCAGACTGTACTTATTGCACCTTTTAAGGTAAATGATATAATTGAATGGACATATCCAATTGTATTGTCGATATAAATATGCATACTGAGTTATCATAATTAAGGAATGACATAAAAATAgtggtggatataacaacagtgatagtaacacctagAGGATCGAAGTAGACAAAGAGGTGTTAAATACATCGAAAAATCTACAAACTACTTTATATTCACGCAAACAATTGAATTCGGGTCTTCGTTATTTTTACAAAGTTTGCGATAAATGACACTCTTACTGAAGTTAATTAattctattttatttaaatatgattaaacaaaacaattattggCGAATCATTTAATACGCGTTCGAGCTCTGGCAAAGTCTTGTGAAAATCTGCAGTAGTAATGGAACGTTTCATTCTCAGGCCTATACTATTTGACATTgacacataaatatacaaaacatgctGAAGTACTTCAACCCTGTATTCATGCTCTTCTGTCCTGAGGATTTTTGTTTGTTCATGGATACATTTTTTCCACGAAAGAAAAGGTAAGCGATGGAATTAAATCTAGATCTCTATCACTGTATGATGAAGCCATTATTGCTGCATGTGTATTACTAAGGACGCTTGCTCACTACGCCTCGTTCTGGTTTAtgtatgaatattcatgagttAATATTAAGAAAGGTCTAATGCATTATTTTTGTTCCGAGTTATTGGTGACATATAATTACAATATCGTTGGGTTTGCTTACAACTTTGCTTTACTGTTGGCATAGCCAGTCATGTGTGACACACTTGTCTTTAGATATTATTCATTAACCATTGATTTTCACAATATCCAATATGTGACATTATGCCTTAACAGTTTAGGGAATCTCATAAATCTAATTTCCATGACAAATTTGCCTCACGGCTGTTTACGATTTACGCAATTGTTGACCTAGTCATGggtaaatatgaaaattaacatagCTGTGAAGGTAGTATTAACCGAAATAAGAGCAGTTCAATTCGTCGACTGACCGGAATGATCTACTGTCTAGATCATTGGTATAAGAAGACGACGTTCATATCGATTATGCGACATTGCAAAATTCATAAATGTTTCAGTTAATTCAGAAGACGATGttgttttctgctttttatCCGACATCCATCGAATTGTTTGTTCATACtagttttattattatcatttaacaTTAACAGTTAACATATTGCATACATCTCACGCAgcaacattacatgtatttgggaTCAGAAAATGTATTAATGCTATGCCGATCGTGTACATAAAACAGTgccgtaggaagatgaaacggaATGGGGGagatactttttattttttcatatatcattaaatgatCCTTGTATACATCTATAGACAttggcgtcgctaacaggaaataaatgaatacacaaattttgtattttgtatttttgtaaaaatgtattttgatgaatttgcgagcgccgaaggcgggGGGGTTgttccgggggtctcccccgagaaaaaatattacgatttagaatggctacgatgagttttacaatgaatTTTGATGATAACTGCGAATGTCGTCATTCCATTATGCAactctgctcgatctgaacatactggATCCACACAATCGGCACTTCTTTGTTGTGTAACTCAGAATGATTATGACTCAATTGtctgctaagacatataaacaaattaatctttatagatacattttttgaaatagtatccCTAGATGGACATtgttagtctagttcatgtgtattgaaacTTTATTAttaaggtttg
Encoded here:
- the LOC138311052 gene encoding uncharacterized protein; translated protein: MADGPKRVAVIGAGEAGLSALRNLLLSKKGHVPTCFERGSDVGGLWLYNKSTHVDDNGMPVFTSIYRDLMTNIPKQLMSFPDFPHKDGQSYLSRPEVCDYLQRYADFYDLRKFIKMNTFVQEVSPTTKDRHTKWTVKYFDVRKKEAVHSEVFDAVIVCSGQHEKSYVPEIEGVDEFQGDVSHSHNYRTPEIYKGKNVVILGASFSGQDIAVGISSHAKQVYLSHLKDPLTTDLPANIVEKTGIKRMTKNGVVFLDDTQAAVDALVLCTGFLSQFPFLSNDIIQINSERITPIYKHIVHTKFQTLLFIAIPKLLAYFPHWFEMAKAVVSILDGSVTLPSEEEMVKDAENDFAKRKQEGLDGTKAHFMGDGDRQWRFNNDIAKLAGLDPLPVSFQRLWDYVTIQRENHFLTFRKQNFELNGTEDFLEKK